The nucleotide sequence AAATCACTCATTACGGTTTTGTAAAAAGTTGCTTGAGTCCAATCTACTTTTAGGTTATCTAAAGTAATTGGGGCATCAGCATTTAATTGGTCTGAGGCAGGCAAAAGGAATTTTTCATCCTTATACTTTTTAATCAATGGAGATAAGTCAGCAAAATCTTTGGCTCCAACATAGATTTTACGTTTTCTGTAAACCACGTATTTTTGCAAGTAGTAGGCAACTGCTTCTGATTGGCAAAAATATTTTAAAGTTTCAGGAACTTTATAACGCATTTCATCGGCTACTCTGAAAAAATGATCAACAGCATTTCTACTAGTTAAAATAATTGCAGTATAGTTGTTGAGGTCGATTTTTTGAAGACGAATCTCTTTAGCATTTACTCCTTCTATATGGATAAAAGGTCTGAAATCAATTTTTATTTTATGCTTTTGTTGTAATTCATAATAAGGAGAATTTTCAACTTTAGGCTCAGGTTGTGACACCAAAATAGTTTTCACTTTCATATTTTAACAGTTTCTAAGCGATACTTTTTGTGTACCAATAATACATCAAAAAATAGGGTGCTATTTCGAGAGTG is from Flavobacterium sp. NG2 and encodes:
- a CDS encoding uroporphyrinogen-III synthase: MKVKTILVSQPEPKVENSPYYELQQKHKIKIDFRPFIHIEGVNAKEIRLQKIDLNNYTAIILTSRNAVDHFFRVADEMRYKVPETLKYFCQSEAVAYYLQKYVVYRKRKIYVGAKDFADLSPLIKKYKDEKFLLPASDQLNADAPITLDNLKVDWTQATFYKTVMSDLSDLADVYYDVLAFFSPTGIKSLFKNFPDFKQNNTRIAVFGSSTQKEALDNGLRIDILAPTPDTPSMTMALEKYIVEANKTK